The genomic region ataaacagtCATGAACTTTGCCTGAAGCTTGcgataaaaaagtttttttcttaattctGCCGAATTCCAGCTAAGGAAAAGAGAACGAAACCAGTTCAAACGATTATTGTTGCTGCAATAGACTTTGGATCGACATTCTCAGGATACGCTTTTGCAGTTAGAGATGATCTGAAAACAGTCAGTGAGAATCCAAAAATCAGCACAGGGACGGGTTTTGTTGGTGGAAAACTGATTTCCCATAAAATGCCCACAGTGCTTTTGCTTAACCCGGACAAATCCTTTGCGGCGTTTGGTTATGCAGCGGAGGAAAAGTACAGTACATTGTTTGAAGATGACAGAGCGGGCGAAGGATCAGGCGACATATCTTACTACTACTTCCGGCGCTTGAAGATGCGACTGTATAACTCCGACAGGCCTATGGTGTTTTTAAAATGTGgctgtttatatgtgtgtatgttgaTAGAAAGAGTAGAACCATTGTATATTATTCTTTTATATGTCAAAAAGCATATTAgcttatttatgcaataataccaagttattgttaatgttgacctaattttaaatatatatcgaTTTACAAAATCTACGAAATGACATAAGGTATAATATTAACTATGGCTATACCAATTTAACATAAAAACGAATTGATAAGTATACAGCTTCtcatatatatacttatacttGTACTTTAGTCCGAAATAAAATGTCGATGGAATGAAAACAACATCCTGCTTTATTTAGATTTGACGCCAATCATTTCTATCCCACACTTTTTGACAAAAGTTTGATTCTAACAGTATGCTACTTGCAAACAAGGTATTAAGGCGTTTTGTAGCATGTCATGCATTTACATATGGCTGCTTGCATTTACAGACGTTGAGCAAAGATGTTGAAATTCAGGACGAGCATGGGAAGAGAATGAAGGCAATTGATGTCTTCAGCATATGCATCAAATATTTAGCAGAGGAGTTTAAGCAGCTGGGAAGAAACAGGTAAAAGTGATAGTTGTTAAATATGCTCAGGAAAGCTATGAAATGTAATCtttaaaagttatatatttgtatatgtttactTACCGTGATGCATAATTATCTCCTAGTGGTATGCAAAATGACACTTTTGAGAATTTGCCACAGGTTCATGTTAATTAATGGTAACAGTTTTAGTGTCATTACAGTATTTCTACGTCAATTGATTGCATTGCTGATTCATTCCAGCCAACCAGATTTGACCGAAGACGATGTCCATTGGGTACTGACAGTTCCTGCCATTTGGTCCGACAGTTCAAAGCAGTTCATGCGAGTCGCAGCTGAGCTAGTATGCACGTTTagtaacaatcttgttttcagttgACTTATTTTCTATTATTCTTTCTTTCAAATGTCACATTGaatgactttattttatattgctTAGGGATCATTAAATACGAATCTTACTTAAGTATGTGCTCTGATTGGGTCGTTGACAGAGTGacaaatttcattattttccataatttattgtttaagtcaatttcatatttatgattAAGCTTTTGCAGAAACGCCAgttcagaatatattttacaaatataggCTGGGCTAGATGGAAATCGCCTTACAATAGCTCTTGAACCAGAGGCAGCATCGCTGTTTTGTATGCGTGTGCCGATCAAGAGCCAAGTAGGGGCGTCCACAACAGTGTCACAGTTCCAAGAAGGGACCAAATACATGGTAGTTGACGCAGGTGGTAGGTTTATTGGTATAGAATATATTGGGAAATGTctgcaaattatttttaatgaaatagtaAATActacatataataaacataatatataaacgTTTTCAAAACCAATAGATTTGAATAtcgattttgttaaaattttataaGTGATATTTGATATAGACAACGAATCTGTgtagaataaaaatatttaaaacatgtggaaaggaaaaaaacacacttacaTTACCAAATAGTGATACAGTTGGAAGATAAGCGCTCGAAGAGTAAGTTTAATTCATTGTCAATCAAACGACAAATAATCAAGATTGATGTTAACACGTTTGTTGTCATTGTCTGTCTGGACTTTAGTCTTTAATTGTgtaattaaacataatcatGGGACTACTATAGAGCATGACCTTCTGTCCATATTTTAATCTGTAAATGTTTAGTATTTGCTAATGAAATTACTCTTTCAAAGACTCATATTTAGATTCACAAAAGGCATGTAAACAGACCTTaattctattttcagtaacttGTTTTCTAATATAGCGTACTAAATGAACGAATTTACGTTTTGTTAGCCATGATGGTTCGTTTATCtacaaaatgtcatttattatcaCTGTTCGACTTTCAGTATCACCGTTTGCCATTTGAAATAACTTTCCGTGGCTGCGCCTCCAATGTAAATGGTGAAAACTCATCAATTGCTTTATTTAAGGTTTCATTTACAGGGGGCACTATAGATGTTATCGTGCACGAGATGGTTGGCGACAAAAAGCTGAAGGAACTGATGTCGGCCAGCGGAGGGCCATGGGGTGGTACAATGGTTGACAATGAATTTGATGCTTTCATGGAGACAATATTCGGTATGTATAGGCACATTGCATTAACCGTAAAGGACATAACCTAAGTATGAATACAAACGATATATCATGGCATTTCTTCCGTGGTAACTGTTTTGCATTGTAGATTTTCCACCGCTTATTAAATCTTATTTACTCAAATAAAAACGTTGAACGGaggtatgtatttatgtatcgGCCAGGTACTGTCTGGGAATGACCTTTATTCATAACAGCGGGTGTCgatgtaaacattcacatgtaaaaaaagaGAATTGATATGATAGTGTACGTGTttcgtctagaaacacatgcatatggtcccttatgcaaAAACAAAGAGCataatcatatatattcaacgatgaaacagtcatctaagaaaagtaaaaaatgttaccttgaaaacaacaacatttgaatgaaaatctagcaattaatttatattggtcTTAAGTCACAGATTTGTTCAGGGGATTTGTTTAGTAATcaagttatatatttatttattgtttattgattttgaaaacgtACGGCCCATTTAGTAGTTGATTGTTTGTTCTTTTTGCTAGTTTTTAAGTAACCAAAGTATTCATTAAGTTTATTTTGCAGGAAAAGACTTCTATGATcggtttaaaaacaaatgtgtagGCGATTACATTTATCTTCATGGAGAgcttgaaatgaaaaaaaggaaCGTAAAATCAACCGGTGATAGAAAAGAAACCTTCTCATTGCCATTTGCTTTGCTCGAGTTGATGGACAAGAAAATGGCTACGTTAGTTGACCAACGGCTGCAAATGTACAACGGCGATGTTTCTTTAATGAAAGGAAAACTTAGGATTGCTAGCAAGATAATGAGAGGATGGTTCAAAGAATCCTGTTTTAAGATTACACAGCACTTAAAGAGTATTTAGCAACAAAAAGTATGCGCTGGAACAAACACCATTTTGTTGGTGGGTGGATATGCCGAGTCCCCAATGTTGCAAAATGAAATCAAAGATGCATTTAAAGATAAGACAGTCATAATCCCGGATGAAGCCGGCTTGGCTGTATTAAAAGGCGCGGTTCTGTTTGGAAACGACCCTCTGGTTGTAGTATCAAGAATTGCCAGGTGTTCCTATGGCATTCGCGTCTTCCGCGATTTTGACCCAAAGATACATGCACAGGAAAAGAAAACAGTCATTGGAGGAAAACTTAAATGCAAGGATATCTTCGCAAAACATGTTCAAAGAGGTGACGAGCTTACCGTTGGACAGGCACAGTTGCACCAACGGTACTCTAAATTAGAAGCTGACCAGATCTCGTTTGTCCTGGATATATATACATCCACCAATGCCGATCCAAGATTCGTTGATGATAAGGATTGTACGTACCTTGGATGCCTCGAGATAGAAGTTCCCCCAGAGGACAGCAAAGAAAATGGTATCAAAGTTAACATGACGTTTGGGGGAACAGAACTGGAGGTTGAAGCCAAAGAtgaaaaatatggaaaaacgaAAAAAGCTACCTTTGATTTTTTGGTAGACAACCTTAACCTACAGTCAAATATTGCATTGTAACCCATGTCTTTGATAAGACAGCGCCATATGAGAGCTCCAACTGCATTTGATATTGCCAAAGTCAATCTTAAAGTTTAATCATCTTTAGAAAAGGTTAATCATTTagaatttttgaaaattatttttcacaaaatatatggATTCGAAGGAGTTTGGGtgataacataattaaaatcgAAGTAAATGACATAAATAATGTCTAATGAACATCGACATATATGCATCCttgaattataaaaattgtTACACCTCGCTCATACATTAAAAGAGAAGGTTGTTTAATAGTTGAAATGTACTTTCATTTGATTGATTATACAGCTAAGTACTTGCAACATTGAAAGAGAGTGTCGAAGAgttatgatttataatttatcCAATGTTGGCCTTTTTCCATTAATTGCTCGTCCTTTGCCATAAAACTGCAGCCGTCTTCGATGTGTTGACCGCTATACTGACAAGATGTAATACACAGAAAAGTGCTGATGAAAGAGAAAAAAGAAATTAGAAGACGACTGACAACATAATTGTTTACTAACATTGTTTAATGGTTGCAACGTACTTTCATGTGATTGTTTTACCTGGTGTATAAGATCTTGTTTTGCTATGGTCATGACCTATTTTCAATCAGCGTTGCGTGATTTTATCagcttattttttataattaaccAGTTATTTTAAACATCTTTGTGTTGTTTTAGTATTTCTATGTTACAGTCCGCTTTTTTATCTACATAGCAGTCGTTTCATGTATTAAGATTATAATATCTCTGTTTAACACATTGTGGTTGTACACGCATGTTActgaaaatatacattgtctTAACATATACAAAAGACAGTTACAATCTGTCACAAATGACATAAGATTTACTATAACGGTGATTATATTGTTTAAGATACTGAAATGTAACACCACTTCAGGTGGTCGTTTTTACGTGTTTGTGTTGTTTCAGTCCAAGAGctggaaatgttttatattgaaaaccaATATTTTTACTTCTTATGCCCTTTATATGTATGCAcgtgtttataatgtttatatatgtatgaacaCTAATGACATGTGTACAATGTGACTTTTCGTAGcaattacacatttattttaagccCTTATGAGCTACAAGCGAAACCGGTAGGCTTATTAAAGAAAGGAATACCTATGTgatgttacttttttatttgattttatatgcatgtgtttatacatatatatatgaaaatcagATGtcagtaatttaatttagctcTATccttatgtttaatatatttttcaatacaaattgtTTGTCATCTTATCAAAACTATTCTTGTTTTCttggattttatatatttatagtgtGCCGCAGCTAGGAATATGTTTATTGAGTGCTTAAGCGTTGTAGGAAGCTAACATGTATCATTCATTGTAAGAATGGTAGCAGTAAATAAtcagtttcatttctttaataatttgACATGGATATGCAAGATTCCGTGAGCCTGTTTTTGGTTTTGAATGTCTTGCAGATGCGAGGTCTCCGAGCGAAAATATATTCGGTCAGTAAGTGAGGTGCGAGTGGAAATACATGAATGCATGTTTGGTTTTGTGTTAATAATCGGAAAACGTACCAATGTTTAGTAagtaatatttttgttacaattttGCTTTTTATAAGTGAAGTTAATTAACATTAATCAATGAAAGTTTAGCAAGGGCACTTTTGATGGATAAACAACTTCAGagcattttttgtaactttaagtatttttgaatgtcgtgaaaatattttgtgagcctctatttgttatgttaattgcattgttttgattgttattGTGTATATGATGTATGTGTCTTGATTATTGTGTTTGGGTTATTTCAGACAACCGTTCCTTTACGTTCTTTTGCGTACAATTGCGTTACGTTGTTTTCGATTACGTTCTGTTGACTTTTTGACTGTATGATTGTATGGAATAAATGCGAGCGAGTATATTAAAACGAGTTCCGGTTTATTATGTAAACAGAAGCTTCCGCGGTTTAGTGACTTGAAACCGCGATAGTTAAGGTTATTATGCAGCACATTACTTTTCCCGCTAACTAGTACAGTTAGATAGAAATAACGTGTACTATACAATCCATAATTATATGGTGCGACTTCTACGTATATGGCGCGACTTCGTAATAGTGTGAGTTTATGTTAGTACGACTTCTCTTGTAATCCTTAACCAAGGATAAAGCTAGTTGTTGAACAATCACAAATCACAAATTTTGAGGCTACCAGATATTAAAGTTTCGTTTtctaacttttttattatttcgacTCAAATTAGGTTAGTTTACaagttgttttatgtttatatgtacgCGCGTATAGTCAGTGTTTAAAGCAGCTTTAATCTAACTTCGCTTTTTtgttacctaatttgcataattCATTGAGAAACTGATTTTGGTACTTTTATCTGGCTATGTTGACcatcgaaataaaaataaattaattttatgtgGACTCATTTCATACCACCAAACAACCTCTTCCTTTtcgacattttattgaaaacacaaTTATCCTTCATAAATACATTGCGATTTTATACTTTGCATTAGCATTCTcctttttattcattacatCCATTATTTTCAAACACAATGGTTTTGTATAACTTCTTGGTTTCACCGCTTTTtgcctttttttcaaaaacttatTAAACAGTTACTGTACATGAACCAATTATGGTTAGTATTTAGAAATGTAAAATATCGTTAAATCAATAATGTAAGCTTCCTTTCATCGCAGATATCTAGCAGACGCTACGAATGTGAGAGCATCAAATTTAGTAAATTTATGCTCGTCCATGtattttggtgttgttgtatTAGGACGTCGTGTTTTCAAGTGCCTTAAACAGCTTTTATGTACCAttgatattgataaatgttttgacGAATAAgtgatagctttaacaccagtGAATTCCTCTGTTCAGCTCACCAATCTAAGGAAGTAATTAAACgtttattaaaaagaaactgCTTGAAAGTTATGTTCACTGTGTTGTTTTGCGTTTGTCTATGGTAGCTTTTCGATATTTTGGTTTTGGCCTTGTGCGATTTAGCAAGATCACAGTACACGGTTAGTCGCAGATTTCCAGATTGACCTAAACTCAGTTGTTTCTTTTGTGTATGAATAACAATTGTTAAACTGATCaagtcaagttttttttttctagtttGTCTTTCCATTTCGATTCGCCACAAGACACGGATACTTAATAAGTATgcaacttgttttttttaaatgtgtggTGTGCTTTTAtctgaatataattatataaatatacatttattccACACATGTTGAATGTCTGTCTACAATAttgtatgatttaaacataaaccgcGTAGACACCTCAAGAAAAACATCgtttcacatttttttctgattgtaTACCACGGTAGCATACGCAAAAGAAAAAGCACGTTTGTCGTCGAATAAATTGCGTTCCTGAACAGTTATTAGTTATGATTTTAATATACGTcaaatgtatgcaataataGAAATACTATGCAATTGGGTTGATCTGTGTGATTTGATAACTCGTTACTTTGGTCTTATGCGTTATGGACTTTAACAGCCCAACAAATCAACGTTATATCCACAATGTCACTTTATTTCCATAAAGATTAATTGTCACCATCAAGGACGTGGTTAAAAGAAAGGAAATCGCAAAAGTGTGTTGAAAACCTGTTGGTACATGTTTAAGCTAAATACAATGTCACATGGTCCTTTAAACTTCATAATTCATTGCATTAAActtacatgtaaacatattattgaataaattgtaTGCTTCATGATTTTTCTACATGGTTTCGTAAAAGCAAgccaaaatatacatgtatccgTTGTGCACTTTTAACCATGCATATGGGCGCTGTTTCATGAAGAAAAACCATGAACTTAAGGGTGAAAAATCACGTGAAAGGCATGCTCACATGGGTAACCACgagtcacaaccgatgtaaccatgacctttgacctactatCCTCAAAATCGATAGAGGGCATCTGCTAGCCATGACAAATCCCCCTGCTAAGTTTGACGACCGTAATACCATGCATATTACCCTTATCAATCTGACAAGCTTTTTAGGGTCAAAGTCACAACAGTGACGTTCGACAtacctcaaaatcaaaaatgACCAATTTTCTTTACCAATCTTGAGGACATAAGGCCAAAGCGTATCCTTGTTATTAGTGGGACAAAAATCTATAATTTCTAAAACTACAGTGAGAGCTTCATCCAAAGTATCCAAGGTATGtaaatgaatgttgttttatcTTCATTATTTACAGGTTTATTGATCGGGAgtgtgtttgatatttttatcctttagcaatacattgataacagcATGCGATACTTATAAATCAGCCAATTACACAACAACGAATCTCACAAAGCCGTTAGTATTGCTACTAAACATTGAAGTCTTCGAAGACGATATTTGAGTAAATATTAAcattgctgaagggttccagctgtcagttTCTTAAGTCTAAGAATGTGTCATACTTTATTGTGTACTGAAAGAGTGTAtcaccatgagcgagtccctttaaccatCTCTATCTCTAATGAACTATGTTGTCAAATTTTCATACTTTGACAACTAAAGCGAGATGGATTATCAATACACATCCCAGGGAAGTCTCTAAATACCACGATTAATCTGATGGTCAAGATGATTTAATGGTTGTTTTACAAAAGCTTTAGTCAAGATTTTATCAAGGTACATTAATTGGTTTATACTGTCACTATATACATGGTGATGTGTTAAGTCCGTTCTGGTTTTAGTTGAAAACAAAAAGGAAAACCAAACCAGTGGAAGgcatgtttattaaaatcaattgacCCCCATTCCTCATGATTACATAAATTGCATATttcttacatacatgtacagataACACATTAAGAAATACAAAGAGGAATTTTGTTCATTGTGGTCTACTCGGATGTCTGTTGATACTCTTTAATCTATTGTTGACGGGATATTGCTGTCTAGATACGTTATAGGATCTGTTGTTGACGGGTTTATTTCTGTCTCTAAACGTTATAGAATATATTGTTGACGGGATATTGCTGTCTAGATACGTTATAGGATCTGTTGTTGACGGGTTTATTTCTGTCTCTAAACGTTATAGAATATATTGTTGTCGGGTATATTGCCGTCTTGTTACGTTATAGGATCTGTTGTTGACGGGTTTATTTCTGTCTCTAAACGTTATAGAATATATTGTTGACGGGATATTGCCGTCTTGTTACGTTATAGGATCTGTTGTTGACGGGTTTATTTCTGTCTCTAAACGTTATAGAATATATTGTTGTCGGGTATATTGCCGTCTTGTTACGTTATAGGATTTGTTGTTGACGGGTTTATTTCTGTCTCTAAACGTTATAGAATATATTGTTGTCGGGTATATTGCCGTCTTGTTACGTTATAGGATTTGTTGTTGACGGGTTTATTTCTGTCTCTAAacgttatataatatattgttgtcGGGTATATTGCCGTCTTGTTACGTTATAGGATTTGTTGTTGACGGGTTATTTCTGACttgatatgttatataatatattgttgaCGGGATATTGCTCTCTTGATACGTTATAAAATCTATTGCTGACGGGTTATTTCTGACTTGATATGTTATAGAATCTATTGTTGACGGGTTTGTTCCTTTTTTATACGTTATAGAATCTATTGCTGACGGTTTTATTTCTGTCTTTATACGTTGTAGAATATATTGTTGTCGGTTATGTTGTTGTCTTGAAACGTTATAGGATTGCTTGTTGACGGTTATATTACTGTCTAAATACTTTATAGGATCTCTTGTTTACGGGTATATTCCTGTCTTTATACCTTATAGAATCTATTGTCGATGGGTTTATTTCTGTCTTTATCcgtaatataatatattgttgtcAGTTATGTTGGTGTCTTGAAACGTTATGTATTTCTTGGTGACGGTTATATAACTGTCTAAATACTTGATAGGAACTCTTGTTGACGGGTATGTTTCTATCTCAAGACGGGTATATTGCTGTAAAGATAGTATAAAGGATATAGTGTTGACGAGTATACTATAAAGGTGCCATTGTTGACGGGTATGTTGCTGTTTAGATACTTTTCAGAATCTATTGTTGACCAGTATATTGCTGTCTAGATTCTTTATGATATCATGTTTTCGGGTATATTGATGTCTAAATACTTTACAGAATCTACAGTTGAAGGGTATATTGCTGTCTAGATACATTATTAGATCTGGTGTTGACGGATATGTTGCCGTCTGAATACTTTAGAATCTTTTGTTGAGGGGCATATTGCTGTTAAGATACCGTGTAGGTTCTATTGTTGACGGGTATGTTGCTGTCTAGATACTTTAGGATGTATTGCTTTCGGGTAAATTGATGTTGAAATATTACAAAGAATATATAGTTGAAGGGTATAGTGCTTCTAGATACTGTACAGAATCTATTAATGacgagtatatatatatattgctttctAGATTCTTTAGGATATATTGTTGTCGGGTATATTGATGTCTTAATACTTTACAGCGTCTATAGTTGAAGGGCATATTGCTGTC from Mya arenaria isolate MELC-2E11 chromosome 3, ASM2691426v1 harbors:
- the LOC128225719 gene encoding heat shock 70 kDa protein 12B-like — its product is MLQNEIKDAFKDKTVIIPDEAGLAVLKGAVLFGNDPLVVVSRIARCSYGIRVFRDFDPKIHAQEKKTVIGGKLKCKDIFAKHVQRGDELTVGQAQLHQRYSKLEADQISFVLDIYTSTNADPRFVDDKDCTYLGCLEIEVPPEDSKENGIKVNMTFGGTELEVEAKDEKYGKTKKATFDFLVDNLNLQSNIAL